A stretch of the Massilia sp. W12 genome encodes the following:
- a CDS encoding protein kinase has translation MEQLSLQGGKYELQDALGASAFGEVWRAQDAQGQHCAIKRVRRDSANAAAASAAQQELALLQQFMPWDSAHLPQLLDHGQDQGGAVLALELAHTDLHAHMQSLKAAGRSPDFHGATLWLQQVNQALLKLHERGLSHLDVKPANVLLYRTPQGLRAKLADFGSVRAVTAAGGAEFCGTPGWQAPEQFFPDQHGRYAFSAQSDLFSLGALWFWLVCGGLPLAFGMQCQRAWKQDGWQAASRLQPGATPTLSAEEAELFAASVRAQAGAQSAQAALALLQDLLAANPAQRPGHGLQVAQALQKILQLCAPAADNAAAPPPASWHEHAMVAALILCSSWLLLALAWPAGKYLQQMLENAGVA, from the coding sequence ATGGAACAGCTGAGTCTGCAAGGCGGCAAATATGAACTGCAAGACGCTTTGGGAGCATCCGCTTTTGGTGAGGTCTGGCGCGCGCAGGATGCGCAAGGGCAGCACTGTGCTATCAAGCGTGTGCGGCGCGATAGCGCCAATGCGGCGGCGGCCAGTGCGGCGCAACAGGAATTGGCGCTGCTGCAACAATTCATGCCCTGGGACAGCGCCCACCTGCCGCAATTACTCGATCATGGCCAGGATCAGGGCGGCGCGGTGCTGGCGCTGGAACTGGCGCACACCGATTTGCATGCCCATATGCAAAGTTTGAAAGCCGCCGGCCGCAGCCCGGATTTTCACGGCGCCACGCTGTGGCTGCAGCAAGTGAATCAGGCTTTGCTCAAATTACATGAACGCGGCCTGTCCCATCTGGATGTGAAGCCGGCGAATGTGCTGCTGTATCGCACCCCGCAGGGATTGCGCGCCAAGCTGGCGGATTTCGGCAGCGTGCGCGCGGTGACGGCGGCGGGCGGCGCGGAATTTTGCGGCACGCCGGGCTGGCAGGCGCCGGAACAATTTTTCCCGGATCAGCATGGGCGCTATGCGTTCAGCGCGCAAAGCGATTTATTCAGTTTGGGCGCGCTCTGGTTTTGGCTGGTGTGCGGCGGTTTGCCGCTGGCCTTTGGCATGCAATGCCAGCGCGCCTGGAAACAGGATGGCTGGCAGGCCGCCAGCCGCCTGCAGCCCGGCGCAACGCCGACCTTGAGCGCGGAAGAAGCCGAATTATTCGCCGCCAGCGTGCGCGCCCAGGCCGGCGCCCAAAGCGCGCAAGCCGCACTGGCCCTGCTGCAAGATCTGTTGGCCGCCAATCCGGCGCAACGCCCCGGCCATGGTTTGCAAGTGGCGCAAGCCTTACAGAAAATATTGCAGCTGTGCGCGCCCGCCGCAGACAACGCAGCAGCGCCGCCGCCGGCCAGCTGGCATGAGCATGCCATGGTGGCGGCGCTGATTTTATGCAGTTCCTGGCTGCTGCTGGCTCTGGCATGGCCGGCTGGAAAATATTTGCAACAGATGCTGGAAAACGCGGGGGTGGCGTGA